One window from the genome of Nicotiana tomentosiformis chromosome 5, ASM39032v3, whole genome shotgun sequence encodes:
- the LOC104116451 gene encoding uncharacterized protein has product MGGNKQRRKTHHHSHRGESSRTRQPVDSLRVEESLPAELVEEEEPTGPRVQLAMWDFGQCDAKRCTGRKLARFGLLKELRVGTGFGGVCLSPTGSQCISREDSSLLDRRGLAVVDCSWARLDDVPFTKLRCAAPRLLPWLVAANPVNYGRPCELSCVEALAAGLIICGEEETGNLLLSKFKWGHAFLSLNKELLKAYSGCKTSADIVSTQNEWLSSQTSHIPQTIKAEDTGSHSEGENSSNDSDDGLPPLEKNMNHLDVVDSDEESE; this is encoded by the coding sequence ATGGGTGGTAACAAGCAAAGGCGTAAAACCCATCACCACTCTCATCGAGGAGAATCCAGCCGCACCCGTCAACCTGTTGATTCTCTCAGGGTTGAAGAGTCTTTACCCGCGGAACTTGTGGAAGAAGAGGAACCAACAGGACCAAGAGTTCAGCTGGCTATGTGGGATTTTGGTCAGTGCGATGCTAAAAGGTGCACTGGACGGAAGCTTGCAAGATTTGGTTTGTTGAAAGAGCTGCGCGTTGGTACTGGATTTGGTGGCGTTTGTTTAAGTCCCACTGGATCACAGTGTATCTCAAGAGAAGATAGTAGTTTACTTGATCGAAGGGGGTTAGCTGTAGTCGATTGCTCATGGGCTCGCTTGGATGATGTACCTTTCACAAAACTACGTTGTGCTGCTCCTCGTCTATTACCATGGTTGGTAGCAGCAAATCCAGTAAACTATGGTCGTCCGTGTGAGCTATCTTGTGTTGAGGCTTTAGCAGCAGGTTTAATTATATGCGGTGAGGAGGAAACTGGAAATCTACTGCTCAGCAAGTTCAAATGGGGTCATGCATTCTTGTCCCTCAATAAAGAACTTTTGAAGGCATACTCAGGATGTAAGACGAGTGCTGATATTGTTTCAACTCAGAACGAGTGGCTTTCCTCACAAACCTCACATATTCCTCAAACTATAAAAGCAGAAGACACTGGATCTCACAGTGAAGGTGAAAATTCTTCCAATGATTCGGACGATGGACTTCCTCCTTTGGAGAAGAATATGAATCATCTTGACGTGGTGGACAGCGATGAAGAGAGTGAATAG
- the LOC104116452 gene encoding uncharacterized protein — protein sequence MTSHGKEDQDQRKILGMEDSSMTIEFLRARLLAERSVSQTARQRAEELSERVLELEEQLKIVSLQRKKAEKATAAVLSILENNGRSDVSEEFDSGSDQEAIFADSKCAESPDNRDERKPTSSNVKEKENDADTFSSSEIVSSPSTGRSLSWKSGNNHSLQSFDRKKYSDSAWRRSSSFASTGSSSPRRSGKSCRRIRRSNTRSDTDELQNTSGGCPSEILPSSANNGTQSLMDSAGDNDAKDQPHFQASEMSENQRKADENDENMERALQHKAQLIGKYEAEEKAQREWEEKYRENNSYAQDSCDPGNYSDVTEERDDMKAFEQSYSAEMINLQNHANQFQEADIRSLNGVTDNVPSAPHIDTGRWKGQNCSKIITSESASEFAFSKSNGSCPENHGPIPAYSHHQSMSANGPPMHPLENTIPSSEGSSSQAGQAFEGAYEKALVSHNASNNIGSILGALEQAKFSLSQQINDYKSSAESVGHSILTTRIEDRLDIPPGCPGLFRLPTDFQPEASTTTSYPGLLSRFSSANYSLENGSDKFRRTPYMESGSNAITGNRFSSLSTRPITDVGSGLPSQRPVFENALDKGLPYSTGFDYLNPPSSFGLPFSSKSVYPTYPFFLSTTTTTPQSPSWSPLHESSPTTFSPNVVPKLLSGEEMYLRSLPRNETGTTPSFHVSHYDAHLRPNLYR from the exons gaaaatccttggcatggaagATTCTAGTATGACAATTGAATTTCTCCGGGCACGATTATTGGCTGAAAGGTCTGTCTCACAAACAGCAAGGCAGAGAGCTGAAGAACTATCAGAGAGG GTCTTGGAACTGGAAGAGCAGCTAAAGATTGTGTCGCTACAAAGAAAGAAAGCCGAGAAGGCCACCGCAGCTGTTCTTTCCATCTTAGAGAACAATGGAAGATCTGATGTTTCAGAGGAGTTTGATTCAGGCTCTGATCAGGAAGCGATATTCGCTGATTCTAAATGTGCTGAGTCCCCTGACAATAGAGACGAGCGAAAGCCAACTTCATCAAAtgtgaaagagaaagaaaatgatGCAGATACATTCTCAAGCTCCGAGATTGTATCTTCTCCATCAACTGGTAGAAGTTTGTCGTGGAAAAGTGGTAATAATCATTCTTTGCAGTCTTTCGACAGGAAGAAATACAGTGATTCTGCCTGGCGAAGGTCTAGTAGTTTCGCATCAACTGGATCTTCTTCGCCAAGACGTTCTGGAAAATCATGCCGACGGATAAGGCGCAGTAACACTCG ATCGGACACTGATGAATTACAAAATACTTCTGGTGGATGTCCCTCCGAGATTCTTCCTTCTTCAGCTAACAATGGGACTCAATCCTTAATGGACAGTGCTGGCGATAATGATGCGAAAGATCAACCTCACTTTCAAGCTTCAGAGATGTCAGAAAATCAAAGGAAAGCAGATGAGAATGATGAAAACATGGAAAGAGCTTTACAACATAAGGCACAACTTATAGGGAAATATGAAGCTGAGGAAAAAGCCCAAAGAGAATGGGAAGAAAAGTACAGAGAGAATAACAGCTATGCGCAG GATTCATGTGACCCTGGGAATTACTCGGATGTGACTGAAGAAAGAGATGACATGAAGGCATTCGAGCAATCATACTCAGCTGAAATGATAAATTTGCAAAATCATGCAAACCAATTCCAGGAAGCAGATATTCGCTCCCTGAACGGAGTTACAGACAATGTTCCATCCGCTCCACATATCGATACTGGACGCTGGAAGGGTCAGAATTGCAGCAAAATTATTACCTCAGAGTCAGCATCAGAATTTGCATTCTCAAAGTCTAATGGGAGTTGTCCAGAAAATCATGGCCCGATACCTGCTTATAGTCACCATCAGTCTATGTCTGCGAATGGCCCCCCTATGCACCCCTTGGAAAATACTATTCCATCTTCTGAAGGTAGCAGTTCGCAAGCAGGACAAGCTTTTGAAGGAGCTTATGAAAAAGCCTTGGTTTCTCATAACGCTTCAAATAATATAGGTTCTATCCTGGGGGCACTTGAACAAGCTAAGTTTTCACTTAGCCAACAGATCAACGACTACAAATCTTCTGCGGAGAGTGTAGGACATTCTATTCTTACAACTAGAATTGAGGACAGATTAGATATTCCACCTGGGTGCCCCGGCCTTTTCAGACTACCAACAGATTTTCAACCCGAAGCATCTACAACTACGAGCTACCCGGGGTTGCTTTCAAGGTTCAGTTCAGCAAATTATTCTCTTGAAAATGGCTCTGATAAATTCCGTAGAACCCCTTACATGGAGTCTGGATCAAATGCTATAACAGGAAATAGGTTTTCTTCTCTTTCCACCCGACCTATCACAGATGTCGGTTCTGGACTACCTTCACAAAGGCCTGTCTTTGAAAACGCCTTAGACAAAGGTCTACCGTATTCCACTGGATTCGACTACCTTAATCCTCCCTCGAGTTTTGGTCTTCCGTTTTCTAGTAAGTCAGTGTACCCCACCTATCCTTTTTTCCTCAGTACAACAACTACTACACCTCAATCCCCAAGTTGGAGTCCACTACATGAATCCTCACCGACCACATTCAGCCCCAATGTGGTGCCAAAATTATTATCAGGTGAAGAAATGTACCTAAGATCACTTCCTAGGAATGAGACAGGTACAACCCCATCATTTCATGTCTCACATTATGATGCTCATCTGAGACCAAACCTGTATAGGTAG